CTTTATTCCTCATATTTATTTTTGTTCCAAAAGGCATGCACATCAATGACCAGTTAAGACGCCAAAAGCTGAACTTATAAGCAAGGATATAATGCAGAGGGGCTTTCGTTGTGTTGGACCTACTGTTGTTTATTTGTTCATGCAGGTGGATGGGATTGTTAATGATCATCTCGTAACATGCTTCAGATACCAAGAGTGCAATACAAATGTCAAAAAGAATTTCGATCCTGTGACTGAAGAAACAAAGATGGTAACTGAAGCACTGGAGAACAAATTTTTATCTCAATGACCACAGTTGCCTGAACTGTAACTTTCTCCTGACTAATCACACTATTATGATCATAGCAATATGAGGGCAGATGTTCTCTAGTAATGACATAGGATTCCTTTCTTCTGTATGTTTTCGTAGCATAATCTATTCTTCCACCTGTATCGTTGACCTAAACTGGATGATACTCCAGTGAGAATTTCTTGTGATAATGCACATGACTTCATCCATGCTGTGCTCATCTTGGATTCAGGAAATTTCTGAAGTTCATGTCAGATTCATTATTGTCCTCTCTGTATTTTTCATTGTCTTAATTCTCTAAAATAATTTCGGCAATCTTTTGagcattatttttttaaaaacatctaatatgtatatatatctatTTAGTATTACacttcttattttcttttttatttcttaataatatataattataaatgtattaaattaattaaattaaaattatcttcAATTAGACTTTATTTATAGTTGAAGATTTTAATTGTTATATCATGGTaagatatataatattataaagtAATTATTGCAAATCTTGAATACATgtgtaaattatataattaaataacttattgaaattaattattaaatttaaatttaaataaattaataatgaaaataaaattataaattgaatgtatatgttataaatttattataatttaataagaAATATGATAATAAAAAAGTtataataaatgtatatatatttattatatataataaaaataactaattgtattctaaaaaaaattaaatattttaaattaaagaataaattatattatattaaaaaaataaatattatttatattttaaaattaaactctAATTCAATTtcaaacttaaattaaattattacagATCAATCTAAGATGGTCAACTTAGCAAAGCTTTAAAACTCCAAGAGATTTGAAATTAAGACACGCCATATGCCTTAATCCCAAATAAGTTGGGTTGGAGGATAACATGCATTAGATGCAATGAaggttaaaaaggaaaaaaaaaattgtacgcTTAGAAACAAGAAGATGACCAAAGCCACGTGCCCTAAATGATAAACAGAATAGAAATCTCAAATGAGGAGATACTGATGAAGACCAGACGCCTCCATTTCAGACAGTAGACGACTTCCCTACActaccactatttatataatataaatttcctattatttatttttctcttGTACATTGTCTTGTTTTTATATTGAATGTCTCCGTAAGCGAACGTGGGGCTTGTCGGGCAATGCAATTCCATAGCCAGCCTTGTTTGATGAGCAATGGGACCATTGCAATTTGCAACTATGGATATGGATTTTATATCGATATATCAGCTGTAAGCAGTTCTCATAAGATATGATTAAAAAGTAAACTATCAACAGGAAAATGGTATTATAACAAAGCAAACCTACATCCATTTATATGGTAAACCATcaacaaataatttcatattatcAGGTCTCATGGAAGAGAAAACTCCTCAATCCCAGAAATGTCTATTCCCCCGCTATCTACATGTAATGCTTGTGAAAACATTCCAAACAACTCAATTAGCAATTGTTACGgtcaaatgagtaaaagagaatgAAACTAAATGAACATAAAATTAAACATGAACATTTAATTCCTCCTAAGAAACaatatttgttcaatgtatatgCACTTAATTCCCACCAGCCATGGACTGCAACTCTTCCAAATCATGCTCAATGTACCACATAATAGAGTAAGAACATTTCTTCTGTTCCCAACATCTCCTCACTGTAGTCTTCTCTTCAACATCTCCTCCCAGGATTTTCCACTGGCAACATCAGCTCACACTAACTCCGAGCCTTTCCATTTCCAAGTGTGAGCTCTAGATCATCCAATCCCACCTCATGAATCCTTTCTCCTTCCCATGGCTTCACTTGTCCACTCCCAAACTCAAACTCCATACACTTGCCATTCTCTTTGATCACATTGCTCGACAAAATTTGCTCAGCCACAGGTTTCACAAGATTATAGGTTGGAGAGGTTGGCATTGCAGCCACAGAAGGTGCAAATTTTTGAAAGCTTATCCATTGACCAGACTCAACAGTGGATGTATCAGACTCATCACATTCAGGTATGGTGGCTGGCGCATGAAATTGACGGTGAGTTGGGCTAACAGGGGCAGATGCAGTATAGAAAGGGTAATTTAACGAGGCCATGGATTGTTCAGCAATGAACTCCCAGTTGGGAATTGGCTTGGGATTTTTTGAGGTTGGAGATGAGAGTGGTGGAGTTACAGGTGCACTGTTGGAGCTTCGGAGAGAAGGGAGAGACGAGGGAATCGCATTTTGGAGGAAGGGAAGGAGATTAGATGAAGCATTATTCTCAACTCGAGACGGGCTAGGGAACGAAGAGGAAGAGGGACTAACTTGGTAGGAAAGAATTGGACTAGGGAATGATGAAGATAATGGACTTGGATTTTGTGAAGAGTACGGAGTAATTCTCGCAGAGGTGCCTACAATATCAATTGGGGGTGGCTTGCATCCCTGGATCAACAAACCAAACATGGTGGTACTATATCATTAACATGAAaggaatataaaaaaaaaagtggtGAAAGAAGTTACAGATTGCACAGCACAAGAGATAAAAACGCCTAAGAGCAATTAAAGTCTCCATTAATACCCTGGGTTTTAAATTCTTAGAAAAGAGAAAGATTTTCCACTAATTAGAGATTTCATTAATCGATCAAAAGCTAATCAATTATTCATTGAAATTTTCAAGTTCTAAAATTAGAAAGCCCGCGAATAGACCTTCTTCAATAGCATAAAGTTCCAATGCTCTCTCTTCAAGAGAGAGGAATAAGTATGGAGGATGTTAATAAAACAGCAGTTATAAGACAACTATACTACAAGGTGATCCGGTTCAACCCAACCATAAAAATGGAAACTGGAAACCAGACAAGAAATAGAGAGATAATATGACACAACTAAAAAGAAATACCCAgaaaaaaattcagaaaaaaacTAAAAATCCAGGGGAAATGGCCAATCTAAAAGCATGTGAAGCAACGATAAAAGCTCGGTCCAACTAAATAAATCCGTTTCCTTCCCAAATCAAATAGCGGAAAAGAGAAAAAATAAGGTAAATCTAAAGCAATAAGTATAGAtcgaattaaaagaagaaaaagagcaCCTTTCGGTAGGTGGTGCCATCATCTTCAACGACCCAACCAGCCTCGATGCACAAAGCCTTCAAGACCTCATTATTATCGTAGTGTTTGGGCAAATTGTAATTCCCTTGAGCTCTTAACCCTGAAAAAATCTTAGCAGCTATGGCTCTTCTCCTCCTCTCCCTCCTTCTATTATTCTCTCGCTCTCTCCACGAAGGTTTCCTCCTCGGAGCCGCTGACGTCGAAGTCGGTCTGACGTCATTTTCCGGTGAACACGGGTTCATCAATATCTGGCGAGCTGGGTGGATCGCGTTGCAGGGGATTTAAACCCCAGGAAGGGAAAGGCAAGAGAAATAGGGGTCAAGAGGGATACGCTTTCCTTCGCTAGCTGCAaatataagaagaagaagaagaagaagaagaagaatctcTCTGTATGTGCGAGGACTTAGCAGAGTTgtttgaaaaagaaaaaggttGGTTTCTAGAAATGGTAGGGTGTGTGCAACTACACGGAAAGAGTTGTGATCGAACTTCCTCAATCCTCATCAAaggaagttaaaaaaaaaaatggaaaatcaATCATTTGAGGGTTGGCAAGATAAGGGTGTGTTTGTGCGTGGATGATAATTTATCCTTAGTTGTGAGAAAGAAAAAGGGGTTACCATATACCACGCGTAAGTTTGTGCGCCTGTCTTGTAAtgactaaataattttttattaattattaaatatattaaccgCACTAAAAATAAAACTCTATttgtcaaagaaaaataaatatttttttataatgtaataataaaaaaaaaatgtgcattaagtatattaaataattttttataatttttaatatgtgTCTTATCATTAAGTGTTGAGACTgtgagtttatatatatattaaatatataaattttatatatttatatttttaatacataataaaataaatttaataaattttttttctaattttacttATATTTTGCTAATATTTTCATGTAATTTGTTAAAGAGGAATCGGTCGTGTGCTGATATAGATTCAATTTTCAATCGGATCAATGGTTTTAATCTGTGATTGATcacataattttaattcaaaatcaGTTAAGAATAGTTTTGATTTTATTTATGgtctaattttaaatttgttttgatttgatttttaatctagtgtaatttaatttttaaagtgaTCTAAACTATTCTAATATCATTCAatttaaaagtaagaaaataatttGAGTTCGAGAttctaattttaattgaatttagacTCTTGTACTATTGGTTAATTTTCAATTTAGAGTTTCATAGAGTTTattataattcaattttaaattgatttcaaaATAACTTAAAATTGAACTCTTATAAAAAATAtctgaataattaattaaaatatatataataagcgTACCAATTTAAATATAGATATCTAATTTAATAATAGAGGGACCATTTCTCTTATTCTTATTATGTTAGCATATTGAagaattaattaatctttttatTACTCTCTTTGTCGCTTAAAGATAAACttgcattctttttttttttttatctctcctATGTTATTTGAAAAcagtaatttatttattaatttattaatatacctTTATTCAATATATGCAGAGAAAATGGTATTCATTAGTTTCAAGGATAATTTAGtaatatgaattatttaatttttgataGAATAATATGAATGAAGAGTATATTATGAaaagattaaaaaattattactttaattatattgactaaattctttttaaattatgttATAAAAATATAGTAATTCTGTTTATTTTTGCAAAACGGAAAGAGTATTATAATAAAAAGTGACTTGAAAATTAATGCTAATTGCCTAAAATTTACACAATAAGTAAATGTTGTTGCTATCAGCCTGATATCAACTAGGGGTGAACATTCGGTTAACCGAACTGaatttttaactaattaaattattaatcgaTTCTAAAACTATTAatcaaaattaacaaaaaattgaaattaatcaAAACAAAAAATATTCGATCGGTTATTAGTTATAACCGAATTAACTGTAAGAATTGGGGGGTCGTAGTAAGGtgtgaggcaaaatatcatccactagaattatataaaatgcaccaggtaatgctcaGGAAAGATGCTAGAGTCACAATGGGCTCACTTAAGTACCATATCTTTAGATAGCATTTTCTAGACATGCATTTCATACAATCCGAATATAATCAAACCactagtaagtaccgtcttctCATAATACTACTAGGATACTAAGAATTTATGCCTGTCACGATCCAAAATTCTGTGTCTCGACCTgcacataatttaaatattattaaatcatgcaaaccttatcagagtatcttgaaaaaatatatattgtCACTTGCTAACcccaaaaaaatagataaaatctaaataaacaaAACATTGAATAAACaatataaatatcccataagtaaactgcggagtctctacagatttcaaataaaaacttaaactattcaataaactaaactaattattagcccgagggaatatgaattcgggcataccatgagaacaaatcaaagattgttCCTCTCCAGAAATTATACTAAATATTTGGAttagctgcagaattctactgatctgaaacagataacagacagagaaaacgtattttgagctaatgctcagtgaatgataattatagcacacaacggaataggaatagACAGACGcttaattaatttcacaataaattttctattcaataaaatcatgctcatgctatcaaaattattaataaagtaatttgataaaacatatatataaaagaaattcattcaataaaaattttatggtacaataCACcaaggtgatgataccccacatcaccaaaagcCAGATAGTAAGTGCGCTACCAGATATtggataccttcctcctcctttacagatatcaatgcatatgatactaatacaaatcataaattgcaatgatgcatgactcaacaatgcaactTAATACTGTAATAGTCCACATGGTATggtggggccagataacagatatAGATACTGGGCATAggtatcaattcaaaacaaaaaattaatttgtacaaattaatcaaaatcaacaaaaaaaatttcagatagcaaaaaataactgatagtgcaattccaacagtttatttcaataattttaaagagtcaataagatcaaatcaattcagtgtaacacatcggtaaatttcataatcagatatcaatcaatataaaaatattaaaggcCTGTTTccggaatcctaatggctctaatgcagagataattaacaaaattaattatttaatcaaaatcggaataaaatttaataataaaataaaactctaaaaaatcacatgcaaaataattattaaaatattaatttaaaatttcatttaataataaatttaatgctaaaaaattttaaaagggactaacaCGGTGCTATGTACTATAATTACTACTCACCtagaacctccaagacaatagttatttttaatggaagagagacaatttcaactgacagattgaatattcgaatcttctacacacccaaaatataaaaaaaatgaaataataataaaataaaataactttaatatatatatatattacaagtaTCGGTAAAGGATGaaaccttatatatatatatatatatatataataaaaataagctATTGTCCAATAGTAATCatgatcaactcaattcaataccaatgatcaaagaaaaaaaatgaatttctggaatagttgtaacaaatcaaggaaataaaataaaattaaatttacccATTATTGAgcaaagaatgagaatttttaccttgaaaatagaatTGAAGGTGATGAATAAAGAAGTAAAAATTTAAGGATTCTCTGCGCATATTAAATTATAatcgtaaatatatatatatatataacaataaatacaGGATGATAAAAATACcagttgagagtatttggtataaAAGGTGGTGATAAATTGGCTTTGAGAGTAAAGTTTAGCAGAAAGAGATTATTatggtatatatatttcaagagttccatTAGGTATAGAAtatgataagagttattattgaactgggttgttcagattacagatatatatatttaatttcaaaaataatatatacataaaaaataaaataagcaggtcatccaataaaatattccttttttttttagattattgttagctaataaaaataaatagataaataaatagataaaatattgggtttccacatactttcccccttaaaagaaatttggtCTCCGAATTTAAACAGACAAAATTCTAATCTGAAGAATAAAAaaagtgaggatatttggctcgcatttcagattctgcctctcATGTGgtctcactacttgagtgattatgccacaagactttgaccaaagccacttccttagatcGGAGTTTCTTAATTtatcgatctaaaatctttactggttgctcctcatatgacatatcatccctaaattgtatggtctgaggttgtaaaatatgagatagatctggtacatacttcctaagcatataAATATGGAAAACtagatgtacatgtgcaaaaccaagTGGAAGGGCTAatcggtaagcaactgctccaattctctccaaaatttcaaatggaccaacaaaacgaggacTAAGCTTCcatttcttcccaaacctcatgattcatttcataggtgaaactctcagaaatacatgatcaccaaccaTAAACTCTACATCTTTATGCTTAGGGTCAGCATAATTTCTCTGTCGACTTTAAGCAGTCAAAAGTCTATCACGAATTAGCCAAACTTTCTCTGAAGTTAACAGTATCAACtttggtctagtaagccttctttctccaacttcatcccaacaaattgGTGACCTACACCtttgaccatataatgcctcgtatggagccatctctatacttgcctgataactgttattacaagcaaactccactaaaggcaaatgataaTCCTAACAGCCACTAAAATCCATAACACATGCACAAAGTATGTCCTCCAATGTTTGTATGGTCCTttttgactgtccatctgtctgagggtgaaaagcagtactaaagacTACTTGTGTTcccaaagcttcttggaatttattccaaaatcgagaagtaaactgagtaccatgATCAGAGACAATAGAAATTGGAACACCATGA
This is a stretch of genomic DNA from Hevea brasiliensis isolate MT/VB/25A 57/8 chromosome 12, ASM3005281v1, whole genome shotgun sequence. It encodes these proteins:
- the LOC110655928 gene encoding protein BRASSINAZOLE-RESISTANT 1: MNPCSPENDVRPTSTSAAPRRKPSWRERENNRRRERRRRAIAAKIFSGLRAQGNYNLPKHYDNNEVLKALCIEAGWVVEDDGTTYRKGCKPPPIDIVGTSARITPYSSQNPSPLSSSFPSPILSYQVSPSSSSFPSPSRVENNASSNLLPFLQNAIPSSLPSLRSSNSAPVTPPLSSPTSKNPKPIPNWEFIAEQSMASLNYPFYTASAPVSPTHRQFHAPATIPECDESDTSTVESGQWISFQKFAPSVAAMPTSPTYNLVKPVAEQILSSNVIKENGKCMEFEFGSGQVKPWEGERIHEVGLDDLELTLGNGKARS